A window of Romeriopsis navalis LEGE 11480 contains these coding sequences:
- a CDS encoding TonB-dependent receptor — protein MTQHNQLKFQPSLLGTAILLQITGCMLTALPAQAATETSDVTTATVTVTAPESSDRQASGDELSPTTIAAVTTPTATDGLTQTASGIKATATKLGKTVIATPSLPTGVPVMSAKPSIGVEPRIKPTVEPQRPTPATIAPTVTAPGSQTNASAADSVKIITPKLGEVLSTPAATVTVVYPEGTFLKLEVNGQTIDPKLIGRIEQDRKNKRVRQTWYGVTLNEGENQITATATLNDQVVSRDVAQVSVRGDIKTLKLTTVESRIPADGRSVATLYGKLLDAQGNRSNREALVSLATKQGKFLGVDASPAQPGFQVKAENGQFTVKLQSSRTAGTVNVRAKLNQLESFAQVLFETNLRPAIATGVINLRLGKRGTNFYGSLRDFLPVDGDNQWQLDANAAVFTTGKLGSWLFTGAYNSDRPINQSCEGTIPLFGEKQVCENQYPTYGDGSSTERVTPSIDSVYLRLERSKNINGKGVIDYGMWGDYRTGEFSSKSQQFTSLTRQLHGLKLNYNFGNLQVSGLFANNVEGFQRDTIAPDGTRGYYFVSRRLMTEGSESIFFELEELDRPGTVIEREQLQRGADYEIDYDRGTILFRKPVLRTDVKSDGTPLVRRIVTTYQYEEPGSDNKIYAARARYHFSRKQNQESWIGGTYWKENRGARNFELFGADAYIALGKNGSLIAEYARSKNVADLQGEASGSAYRVEAEGTLFKGVEARAFYRSTDAGFANNATVSFVPGQTRYGAQVNAKLGDTTNAKVQFDRENNFGVAPQILVNPVDLFTPREQALPGSQLDNRLTTITAGITQKIGASDLSIDWIHRDRTDRLTPSLSSVSDQLRTRFTTPISKRLQFVAQNETTLSNSADAFYPDRTLVGLDWQLMPGVNLQLAQQFFTRGQLAGRSLTSLAVGGEYQLFPETTVNARYGMYSDGGSWTSNGALGIKQGIQFSPGLRMDLAYERVFGRFQNQTATGPQFSQPFAAGQAASALGIQGGDSFSAGIEYNDSPNFQASARIDHRSSGSGTNTVISAGATGKLSPSLTGLMSFQQASAANQNIINLGNTANLKLGLAYRDPSHDQFNALLRYEYRKNPSTLPDSILFSSGTGATEHLFGAEAIYAPDWRWEFYGKFALRNSRTYLAEDLVGSSTATLTQLRATYRLNYSWDLSGEVRWIAQPSANFSETGFAVEAGYYITPNLRLSGGYAFGRVNDRDFSGSRSAGGPYLGLTLKVNELFNGFGLQKRPTTAPQKTQIAQSQVQSAGDK, from the coding sequence ATGACACAACACAATCAATTGAAATTTCAACCAAGCCTGCTCGGTACGGCAATCCTACTTCAGATAACGGGCTGCATGCTCACGGCCTTGCCAGCGCAAGCAGCAACTGAGACATCAGATGTGACGACGGCAACGGTCACCGTAACTGCCCCGGAATCTTCAGATCGACAGGCCAGTGGGGATGAATTATCACCCACGACGATCGCCGCCGTCACAACACCGACTGCCACAGACGGCCTGACCCAGACAGCCAGCGGCATCAAAGCAACTGCTACGAAATTAGGCAAAACTGTTATAGCCACCCCCAGTTTACCGACAGGCGTTCCTGTAATGAGCGCGAAGCCGTCGATCGGCGTTGAACCAAGGATTAAACCAACCGTCGAACCGCAACGCCCGACTCCAGCCACCATTGCTCCAACCGTAACCGCTCCGGGTAGTCAGACAAATGCGTCTGCTGCGGATAGCGTCAAAATTATCACCCCGAAGCTGGGGGAGGTTTTAAGTACACCAGCAGCCACCGTTACGGTTGTTTACCCCGAGGGGACATTTCTGAAACTGGAAGTCAATGGGCAGACCATTGATCCGAAATTAATTGGCCGGATTGAGCAGGATCGCAAAAACAAGCGCGTCCGACAGACCTGGTATGGCGTGACCCTAAATGAAGGGGAGAACCAAATCACGGCCACCGCAACGCTAAACGATCAAGTTGTGAGTCGCGATGTCGCCCAGGTCAGTGTTCGAGGTGATATCAAAACCCTCAAGTTGACGACGGTTGAAAGTCGGATTCCAGCGGATGGTCGATCCGTTGCAACGCTTTACGGTAAGTTGCTCGATGCCCAAGGGAACCGATCGAACCGAGAGGCGCTCGTGAGTCTGGCAACGAAGCAAGGCAAATTTCTCGGCGTTGATGCCAGTCCGGCCCAACCCGGTTTCCAGGTCAAAGCCGAGAATGGTCAGTTCACGGTCAAACTCCAATCGAGTCGCACTGCCGGTACTGTCAACGTCCGGGCCAAACTGAATCAACTCGAATCCTTTGCCCAAGTTCTATTTGAAACGAATCTTCGCCCCGCGATCGCGACTGGCGTGATTAATCTCCGCCTGGGCAAACGCGGCACCAATTTCTATGGGTCACTGCGCGACTTTCTGCCCGTTGATGGCGATAACCAGTGGCAACTTGATGCGAATGCCGCGGTGTTTACCACGGGTAAACTCGGGAGCTGGCTATTCACGGGTGCATACAATAGCGATCGTCCAATTAATCAAAGCTGTGAAGGTACCATTCCGCTCTTCGGCGAGAAGCAAGTTTGTGAGAATCAGTATCCCACCTATGGCGATGGCTCAAGTACGGAGCGAGTTACACCGTCGATTGATAGCGTTTACCTACGGTTAGAGCGCTCGAAAAATATTAACGGGAAAGGGGTGATTGACTATGGCATGTGGGGCGACTACCGCACCGGCGAATTCTCCAGTAAATCCCAGCAGTTCACCAGCCTGACCCGACAACTGCATGGCCTGAAGCTGAATTACAACTTCGGGAATCTGCAAGTTTCTGGCTTGTTCGCCAATAACGTCGAAGGTTTTCAGCGTGACACGATCGCCCCGGATGGAACACGTGGCTACTACTTTGTTTCCCGCCGACTGATGACTGAGGGCAGCGAAAGTATCTTCTTCGAGCTAGAAGAACTCGATCGACCCGGTACCGTGATCGAACGAGAGCAGCTCCAACGGGGAGCGGATTATGAAATTGACTACGACCGGGGCACAATTCTCTTTCGCAAACCGGTTCTCCGCACCGATGTCAAATCGGACGGCACCCCGCTAGTCCGCCGAATTGTCACAACATATCAATACGAAGAGCCGGGGAGTGATAACAAGATTTATGCGGCGCGTGCCCGGTATCATTTCTCACGCAAGCAGAATCAAGAAAGCTGGATTGGTGGGACTTACTGGAAGGAAAATCGCGGTGCCAGAAATTTTGAGCTATTTGGTGCGGATGCTTATATCGCCCTTGGCAAAAACGGTTCACTGATTGCCGAATACGCCCGCTCCAAAAATGTTGCAGATTTGCAGGGTGAAGCGAGTGGTAGTGCCTATCGGGTGGAAGCCGAAGGCACCTTATTTAAGGGAGTTGAAGCCCGCGCTTTTTATCGTTCGACGGATGCGGGTTTTGCCAACAATGCCACAGTCAGCTTCGTCCCCGGCCAAACGCGTTATGGTGCGCAGGTCAATGCCAAGTTAGGCGATACGACAAACGCCAAGGTGCAATTTGATCGTGAAAACAACTTTGGTGTTGCGCCCCAAATTCTCGTCAATCCGGTTGATTTATTTACGCCACGGGAACAAGCGCTACCAGGCAGTCAGCTGGATAATCGCCTAACGACAATCACTGCTGGCATAACCCAAAAAATTGGCGCATCAGATTTAAGCATTGACTGGATTCACCGCGATCGCACTGATCGTCTTACCCCTAGCCTCAGCAGCGTTTCGGATCAACTCCGCACCCGGTTCACGACGCCAATCAGCAAGCGACTCCAGTTTGTGGCCCAAAATGAAACAACGCTATCGAATAGCGCGGATGCATTTTATCCCGATCGCACCCTCGTGGGACTGGATTGGCAACTGATGCCGGGCGTGAATCTCCAACTGGCACAGCAATTCTTTACCCGCGGTCAACTAGCGGGACGATCACTGACGAGCCTTGCCGTGGGTGGCGAATACCAATTATTCCCTGAAACCACGGTGAATGCTCGCTATGGCATGTATAGCGATGGTGGTAGCTGGACAAGCAACGGCGCTCTGGGCATTAAACAAGGCATACAATTCTCTCCTGGCTTGCGGATGGATCTAGCCTACGAACGTGTCTTCGGCCGCTTCCAAAATCAAACTGCAACTGGCCCGCAGTTCTCTCAACCGTTCGCTGCCGGACAAGCTGCCTCAGCGTTGGGGATTCAGGGCGGTGATAGTTTTAGTGCCGGGATTGAATATAATGACAGCCCGAATTTCCAAGCGAGCGCCCGGATTGATCACCGGAGCTCCGGCAGCGGCACTAATACCGTAATTTCGGCTGGGGCAACGGGCAAACTCAGCCCGTCACTCACGGGTCTGATGAGTTTCCAGCAAGCGAGTGCGGCAAATCAAAACATTATCAACTTAGGTAATACGGCAAATTTGAAGCTCGGATTAGCTTACCGTGATCCAAGCCACGATCAGTTCAATGCACTCCTCCGCTATGAATACCGCAAAAATCCTTCGACCTTACCGGATAGCATTCTCTTTTCCAGTGGCACAGGGGCGACTGAACACCTCTTCGGGGCCGAAGCAATCTATGCACCGGATTGGCGCTGGGAATTCTATGGCAAATTTGCCCTTCGGAACAGTCGCACCTACCTCGCTGAAGATTTAGTTGGATCTAGTACCGCGACC
- a CDS encoding DUF11 domain-containing protein, which translates to MIVHQQRRRLSRPTNIQTVGRNTTVLLLLLVSAGSNLLQATSAIAQVAPNQVAGNQRQIKNQAAYVYETEQQTGYTSEPPSYVGLTGEISTTFESELIDPLGRIVGCRGEILDNYAGFNIAIYNADPSDPTGAGIGSLVSLTTTELPDIQGNGISAGLAPNSTNANPYFLAERGDGVYNFLLDPAKGQLDVGRAYILVINPPSQSIYSQRRIRIVINSRNGGLVTYTASSVDGRPISGDSIEESVTGSVQVNDAATTKLTLTALDLQSSICQAQEIQVVKSADRAVAAPGDTVVYRLSVRNLSSAAVNNLLLSDQFPNGFQFQPNSVKAEFQGQSIPVSVQQQGRSVLIGLPGSNLPAASIDQTPTLNVAYAATLTPDAMRGSGRNIAVVSARRTDNGQAIQDGPSAHQLLVRPGVIADCGTILGRVFVDKNFDGEQQRGEPGIPNAVVFLEDGNRITTDENGLFSVANVLPGYRSGVLDLSSIPGYTLAPNQKFKERNSQSRLIHLAPSGLARMNFAVTPVAQNATSRGAK; encoded by the coding sequence ATGATAGTGCATCAGCAGCGGCGGCGCTTGAGCCGTCCAACAAACATTCAAACTGTCGGGCGGAATACGACTGTCCTGCTTCTGTTGCTGGTCAGTGCTGGCAGCAATTTGCTCCAGGCGACATCGGCGATCGCCCAAGTTGCGCCTAATCAGGTGGCAGGAAATCAGCGCCAAATCAAAAATCAGGCTGCCTACGTTTATGAGACAGAACAGCAAACTGGTTATACCAGTGAGCCACCGAGCTACGTTGGCTTGACGGGGGAAATTTCCACAACTTTTGAGAGTGAGCTGATTGACCCCTTAGGCCGGATTGTTGGCTGTCGGGGTGAGATTTTAGATAACTATGCTGGGTTTAATATTGCAATCTACAATGCTGATCCAAGCGACCCAACAGGGGCAGGAATTGGCTCACTCGTATCGCTAACCACAACGGAGTTGCCAGATATTCAAGGGAATGGCATCTCGGCCGGGCTCGCACCCAACTCGACGAATGCCAACCCCTATTTCTTGGCAGAACGGGGCGATGGGGTTTATAACTTCCTCCTTGATCCTGCTAAAGGACAACTGGATGTCGGTCGCGCCTATATCTTGGTGATTAATCCACCCAGTCAATCAATTTATAGTCAGCGGCGTATTCGGATTGTCATTAATTCACGCAATGGTGGATTAGTAACCTACACTGCCAGCTCAGTTGATGGTCGACCAATCAGTGGCGATAGCATTGAAGAAAGTGTTACGGGTAGTGTTCAGGTTAACGATGCGGCCACCACAAAATTAACGTTAACTGCCCTGGATTTACAGTCCAGTATCTGCCAAGCCCAAGAGATTCAGGTGGTGAAATCTGCCGATCGTGCCGTGGCTGCCCCCGGCGATACCGTTGTTTATCGGCTCTCGGTCCGCAATCTCTCCAGTGCGGCGGTGAATAACCTCCTGCTGAGCGACCAATTCCCCAACGGCTTTCAGTTCCAACCCAATTCGGTTAAAGCGGAATTTCAAGGTCAATCAATTCCGGTTTCTGTACAACAGCAAGGTCGGAGTGTCCTGATTGGATTACCCGGTTCGAATCTGCCCGCAGCATCGATTGATCAGACCCCCACATTGAATGTGGCCTATGCGGCCACTCTCACTCCAGATGCAATGCGGGGCAGTGGTCGGAATATTGCCGTTGTCTCTGCCCGCCGCACCGACAATGGTCAAGCCATCCAAGATGGTCCATCGGCCCACCAGTTGCTCGTCCGGCCCGGCGTCATCGCGGACTGCGGCACAATTCTGGGTCGCGTCTTTGTTGATAAAAATTTCGATGGTGAACAACAACGTGGCGAACCCGGTATCCCCAATGCCGTTGTCTTTCTCGAAGACGGTAATCGTATTACGACAGATGAGAACGGCCTCTTCTCCGTTGCAAATGTCTTACCCGGATATCGCTCGGGCGTGCTGGATCTCAGCAGCATTCCCGGTTATACCCTTGCCCCCAACCAAAAATTTAAAGAACGCAATAGTCAGTCACGTTTAATTCATCTCGCTCCCAGTGGTTTGGCCCGGATGAATTTTGCCGTCACACCTGTTGCTCAGAATGCAACTAGCCGGGGGGCGAAATGA